ACTTCACGAACCTCTACATCCTGTCGCGCAAGATCCACGCAGGCGCCGAGACGGCGGATTTCACCTCCGGCAAGCTGGCCGTCGGCACCGGGGCCTTCCGCTACGCCGGTTTCACCGTCGGCCAGCAGATCGAGTTGGAGCCCAACCCCGGATATTGGGGCCGGACGCCGGGCTGGAGCCGCATCCGCACCCGCTTCATCCCCGACGCCGGGGCGCGCGTCGCCGGGCTGCTGTCGGGCGACCTCGACCTGATCGACGGCGTGCCGGTGCAGGACGTGGCCCATCTGACCGCCGACAAAAATGTGGAGATCTTCAGCGTCGCCAGCGCCACCAGCGCCTATCTGTTCCCCGACGCCAGCCGCGACCAGGCGCCCTTCGTCACCGACCGCGCCGGCCGGCCGCTGGACCGCAACCCGCTGAAGGACGTGCGGGTGCGCCAGGCGCTGTCGCTGGCCATCGACCGCAAGGGCATCGTGGAGCGGTTGCTGCTCGGCCAGGGCACGCCCGCCGACCAGTTCGCCCCGCCGCCCGCCCTGGACCGGCTGCCCAATCGCGCGCCCATCACCGTGGACGTCGCCCGCGCCAAGCGGCTGCTGGCGGAGGCTGGCTATCCCGACGGCTTCGGGCTAATCATCCACGGGCCGAGCGGCTTCTTCACCGGCGACGTCGCGGTGCTCCAGGCCATCGCCCAGGGCTTCTCGCGCATCGGGGTGGAAACCAAGGTGGAGACGCTGCCGATCGCCACCTTCTTCTCCCGCGCCACCAACCGGGAATTCGCCCTGTTCCTGACCACCTACGCCACCACCAACAGCGCGGAGCTGCTGCGGCAGGTGGTGCTGACCAAGAACCAGGACACCGGGGCCGGCCCCTTCAACCGCCAGCGCTATTCGAACCCCAAGCTGGACGCGCCGCTGCTGGCAGCACTCGGCGATTTCGACGCCGAACGGCGGGTCGCCCGCATCCGCGACGCGCTGGCCGCGCTGGAGGAGGACGTGGGCGTCATCCCGGTCTTCTACCCGCGCTTCAACTGGGCGGGGCGCAAGGGCTACGTGCGCTTCGTTCCCGGCAACGCCTTCGGCCACACCAACGCCGTCTTCGCCGAGCCGGTCTGAGGAATCCCGCCATGTCCCTGTTTTCCGACTACCAGGCCCACGACGCGGTGGGCCTCGCCGCCCTCGTCCGGCGCCGCGAAGTGTCCCCGGCCGAGTTGCTGGACTCCGCCCTGGCCCGGCTGGAGGCGGTCAACCCGCTCATCAACGCCGTGGTCGACCGGTTCGCCGAGGACGCCTTCGCCCAGGCCCGGACCCTGACGGGGGAGGAGCCGCTGGCCGGCGTGCCCTTCCTGCTGAAGGATCTGAACATCCAGGTGCGCGGGCGGCGCACCAGCAACGGCAGCCGTCTGTGGCGCGACCATGTGGCGGTCAAGGATTCCACCGTCACGGCGCGCTACCGCGCCGCCGGGCTGGTGCTGTTCGGCTTCACCAACACCGCGGAACTCGGGCTGGCCTGCGAGACGGCGCCGGCCCTGTTCGGCCCAACCCGCAACCCGTGGAATGTGGAGCGCAGTGTCGGCGGCTCCTCCGGCGGGGCGGCGGCGGCGGTGGCGGCGGGCATCGTTCCGGCGGCCCACGCCACCGACGGCGGTGGGTCCATCCGCATCCCGTCCTCCAACACCGGCACCTTCGGGCTGAAGCCGACGCGCGGGCGCAACCCCTTCGGCCCCGACCTGGGGGAGGGCTGGAACGGCCTGTCGGTCCACCACGCCATCACCCGCTCGGTGCGCGACAGCGCCGCCCTGCTCGACGCCACCCACGGGCCGGAGCCGGGCGACCCCTACGCCGCGCCGCGCTTCGACGGGCGCTACATCGACCTCGTGGAGCGCGATCCCGCACCGCTGCGCGTGGCCTTCCAGACCGTGGACCATGAGGGGCGCGCCGTCGATCCCGCCGCCGCCAAGGCCGTCACCGACGCGGCGGCGCTGCTCGAATCGCTCGGCCACCGGGTGGAGGAGGCCAGCCCCGGCGTGGACGGCGCCGCTCTGAAAAGGGCGACGCGCATCATCGTCGCCTCCAACATCGCCAACGTCCTGCGCGCCCGCGAAGAGGTGTTGGGGCGGCCCATCGAGCCGGACGAGCTGGAGCCGATCACCCGGCTGTGGGCCGGGGAGTCCACCCGTTACAGCGGCGCCGACCTCGCCCGGTCCATCTGGACGATCCACGGCCTGTCGCGCCTGTTCGGACGCTTCTTCCAGAGTTACGACGTGCTGCTGACCCCGACCTTCGCCGCCCCGCCGCTGCCCATCGGCACGGTGGACATGCAGAGCGCGGATCTCGACGGCTATTACGAGACGCTGCGCCGCTACAGCGCCTTCACCTCCGTCTACAACAGCGCCGGCATCCCGGCGGCCAGCGTGCCCTTCGCGCTCGCGGACGGGCTGCCGGTGGGCGTGCAGATTGCCGCCCCGCTGGGCGAGGACGGGCGCGTGCTCCAGCTCGCCGCTCAGATCGAGCGCGTCCGGCCCTGGGCCGGCCTGTACCCGCCGCTTCCGGTGTAGGCGCCTGATGACCGGAGCGATGGCGGGCTGGCTGGTGCGGCGGTCGGCGCAGGCCGCCCTGGTGGTGCTGGCGATGACGGTGCTCGTCTTCGTCGGCCTTCATGTCGCGGGCAACCCAGTGGACATCCTGGTCCCGCCGGAGGCCGACGCGGCGGAGCGGGCGCGCGTCGCCGCGTCCTTCGGCTTGGACCAGCCGCTGTGGCGGCAGTATCTGCTGTTCGTGGGGCGCGCGCTCCAGGGCGATCTGGGGCGCAGCTTCATCTACAACCAGCCGGCGCTGGCGCTGGTCGTCGAGCGGCTGCCGGCGACGCTGGAACTGTCGCTGGCCGCCTTGGTCCTGGCCGCCGGGCTGGGGATCGGTCTCGGGCTCTACGC
This genomic window from Azospirillum brasilense contains:
- a CDS encoding ABC transporter substrate-binding protein, which produces MDRRTFLGAMAGLVPAAAFTRTAAFAQSSPAASSGSRPLSIGAISAPNSLDPHFYQSPTNNQTLRQIFDPLVTEDATGTLRPLLAESWRALDETTWEFKLRPGIRFHDGTPLTPDDIAFTIERVPNVPNSPGSFVPYVRNVAAVEVVDDRTFRIRSKTPNPFLDRDFTNLYILSRKIHAGAETADFTSGKLAVGTGAFRYAGFTVGQQIELEPNPGYWGRTPGWSRIRTRFIPDAGARVAGLLSGDLDLIDGVPVQDVAHLTADKNVEIFSVASATSAYLFPDASRDQAPFVTDRAGRPLDRNPLKDVRVRQALSLAIDRKGIVERLLLGQGTPADQFAPPPALDRLPNRAPITVDVARAKRLLAEAGYPDGFGLIIHGPSGFFTGDVAVLQAIAQGFSRIGVETKVETLPIATFFSRATNREFALFLTTYATTNSAELLRQVVLTKNQDTGAGPFNRQRYSNPKLDAPLLAALGDFDAERRVARIRDALAALEEDVGVIPVFYPRFNWAGRKGYVRFVPGNAFGHTNAVFAEPV
- a CDS encoding amidase, coding for MSLFSDYQAHDAVGLAALVRRREVSPAELLDSALARLEAVNPLINAVVDRFAEDAFAQARTLTGEEPLAGVPFLLKDLNIQVRGRRTSNGSRLWRDHVAVKDSTVTARYRAAGLVLFGFTNTAELGLACETAPALFGPTRNPWNVERSVGGSSGGAAAAVAAGIVPAAHATDGGGSIRIPSSNTGTFGLKPTRGRNPFGPDLGEGWNGLSVHHAITRSVRDSAALLDATHGPEPGDPYAAPRFDGRYIDLVERDPAPLRVAFQTVDHEGRAVDPAAAKAVTDAAALLESLGHRVEEASPGVDGAALKRATRIIVASNIANVLRAREEVLGRPIEPDELEPITRLWAGESTRYSGADLARSIWTIHGLSRLFGRFFQSYDVLLTPTFAAPPLPIGTVDMQSADLDGYYETLRRYSAFTSVYNSAGIPAASVPFALADGLPVGVQIAAPLGEDGRVLQLAAQIERVRPWAGLYPPLPV